In the Wyeomyia smithii strain HCP4-BCI-WySm-NY-G18 chromosome 2, ASM2978416v1, whole genome shotgun sequence genome, one interval contains:
- the LOC129725318 gene encoding protein Cep78 homolog isoform X1 yields MTSDKPSTDNQDGKRLNGVNRRCKDFHRRYLALCRSKNFQPVAELINGATANRKRRADPQLIPALNFYGDRFKECDWLLITDALLEDTSLEMLAIRLRKVLFDISAHDNGCYRNDLPTDRPIVLTKRLVTRLIDSLGQFLINNHVVRVFILEALPIQSVHVATLVNGLQHNHSITELSFVRSTIGDDGCASVCSAVMHLPKIESLNLSACQLTVKGCHAVAELIKYQKIQRFAQSWQFSLRYGDIETSKMKGLRNIMLNGNPSIGDEGLIELTEVLKDDEWIRQVHFRNCGLTDRGAKSLVDCLNINKTIEKFDIRANAGISNEACHEILIKLGVEMESSDSSQSLANAMIGELKMKPAEQIKFLKQQLTAERHTNTQLQLMVEQLHMQQTECAFQLSKLQQDYNKIIVERDALIACRQHDAKAHPKSRRASLRKSKSEALPKPSQLFGRIRRHAPNKQNVRGNIGSKSDICLDTTRHRQLKSVTPAHYPTRSHLLERNIGDSEITGQLNDIVELNEELEAVHKNFAEAGCGDTGIGCSNIQVRMIGQKFTQNNSGEAKGSVETSDEDYFVDIAEAADQWTSRNTRHELANGGGLTSEENDVDEDDLDETSANSLSGAELLKLFVKKRPAMKHANDTQSMFKSVYSGEGH; encoded by the exons ATGACATCCGACAAACCGTCCACCGACAACCAGGATGGTAAACGATTGAATGGCGTAAATCGGCGTTGTAAGGATTTCCATCGTCGATATTTGGCTCTTTGCCGGTCGAAAAACTTCCAACCGGTGGCAGAGCTGATTAACGGAGCCACGGCTAATCGCAAGCGTAGGGCAGATCCGCAGCTTATACCTGCACTGAATTTCTACGGCGATCGCTTCAAAGAATGCGACTGGTTGTTAATAACCGACGCACTCTTGGAGGATACATCTTTGGAAATGCTCGCGATAAGACTGCGAAAAGTTCTCTTTGATA tttcaGCTCATGATAATGGCTGCTATCGAAATGATTTACCAACTGATCGACCCATTGTACTTACGAAGCGATTGGTAACCCGTTTAATCGACAGCTTGggtcagttcttgatcaacaaTCACGTGGTGAGAGTATTCATTCTGGAAGCGTTACCTATCCAAAGCGTACACGTGGCTACTTTAGTAAAT GGTCTTCAACATAATCATTCCATCACCGAGCTGAGTTTCGTACGCAGCACAATCGGTGATGATGGTTGCGCATCCGTTTGCAGTGCCGTTATGCATTTACCTAAGATTGAATCTTTGAACTTGTCCGCTTGTCAACTAACAGTTAAAGGGTGCCATGCGGTTGCCGAACTTATAAAGTATCAAAAAATTCAGCGCTTTGCCCAGAGCTGGCAGTTTTCTCTTCGCTACGGGGACATTGAGACTAGTAAAATGAAAGGATTGCGAAACATAATGTTAAACGGTAACCCTTCGATTGGAGATGAGGGTTTGATCGAACTCACAGAAGTGCTGAAGGACGACGAATGGATAAGACAGGTACATTTTAGAAACTGTGGCCTCACTGATCGGGGTGCTAAATCTCTGGTGGATTGTTTAAACATTAACAAAACTATCGAGAAGTTTGATATCCGTGCAAACGCGGGTATTTCAAATGAAGCTTGTCATGAGATACTGATAAAATTAGGAGTTGAAATGGAGTCTTCTGACAGCAGCCAATCACTAGCTAACGCTATGATCGGAGAGTTAAAAATGAAACCTGCCGAacaaatcaagtttttaaagcAGCAACTTACGGCTGAGCGACATACCAATACGCAGCTGCAATTAATGGTTGAGCAATTACATATGCAACAGACTGAATGCGCATTTCAGCTTAGCAAACTACAGCAGGACTACAACAAAATTATTGTTGA GCGTGACGCCCTTATTGCATGTAGACAGCATGATGCAAAGGCTCACCCGAAGAGCAGACGTGCGTCCTTGCGAAAAAGTAAAAGCGAAGCCTTGCCAAAACCGTCTCAACTGTTCGGAAGAATACGTAGACACGCTCCCAATAAGCAAAATGTCCGTGGTAATATCGGATCTAAATCGGATATATGTCTTGATACAACTCGGCATCGTCAACTAAAATCGGTTACTCCTGCTCACTATCCCACGCGATCACATTTACTGGAAAGAAATATTGGAGACAGCGAAATAACGGGTCAGCTTAACGACATCGTCGAACTCAATGAAGAGCTGGAAGCGGTTCACAAAAACTTTGCCGAGGCCGGTTGTGGCGATACCGGCATCGGATGCTCAAACATCCAAGTTAGAATGATCGGGCAGAAATTCACGCAAAATAATTCAGGCGAAGCAAAAGGAAGTGTTGAAACCAGTGATGAAGATTACTTTGTGGACATAGCAGAAGCGGCAGATCAATGGACATCGAGAAATACAAGGCATGAACTGGCGAACGGAGGAGGGTTAACGAGCGAGGAAAATGACGTAGATGAAGATGATCTGGATGAGACAAGTGCCAATTCTTTGTCTGGGGCAGAGCTTTTGAAACTGTTTGTCAAAAAGCGACCAGCGATGAAGCATGCAAATGACACACAGTCGATGTTCAAGAGTGTATACAGCGGCGAGGGGCATTAG
- the LOC129725318 gene encoding protein Cep78 homolog isoform X2 — translation MTSDKPSTDNQDGKRLNGVNRRCKDFHRRYLALCRSKNFQPVAELINGATANRKRRADPQLIPALNFYGDRFKECDWLLITDALLEDTSLEMLAIRLRKVLFDTHDNGCYRNDLPTDRPIVLTKRLVTRLIDSLGQFLINNHVVRVFILEALPIQSVHVATLVNGLQHNHSITELSFVRSTIGDDGCASVCSAVMHLPKIESLNLSACQLTVKGCHAVAELIKYQKIQRFAQSWQFSLRYGDIETSKMKGLRNIMLNGNPSIGDEGLIELTEVLKDDEWIRQVHFRNCGLTDRGAKSLVDCLNINKTIEKFDIRANAGISNEACHEILIKLGVEMESSDSSQSLANAMIGELKMKPAEQIKFLKQQLTAERHTNTQLQLMVEQLHMQQTECAFQLSKLQQDYNKIIVERDALIACRQHDAKAHPKSRRASLRKSKSEALPKPSQLFGRIRRHAPNKQNVRGNIGSKSDICLDTTRHRQLKSVTPAHYPTRSHLLERNIGDSEITGQLNDIVELNEELEAVHKNFAEAGCGDTGIGCSNIQVRMIGQKFTQNNSGEAKGSVETSDEDYFVDIAEAADQWTSRNTRHELANGGGLTSEENDVDEDDLDETSANSLSGAELLKLFVKKRPAMKHANDTQSMFKSVYSGEGH, via the exons ATGACATCCGACAAACCGTCCACCGACAACCAGGATGGTAAACGATTGAATGGCGTAAATCGGCGTTGTAAGGATTTCCATCGTCGATATTTGGCTCTTTGCCGGTCGAAAAACTTCCAACCGGTGGCAGAGCTGATTAACGGAGCCACGGCTAATCGCAAGCGTAGGGCAGATCCGCAGCTTATACCTGCACTGAATTTCTACGGCGATCGCTTCAAAGAATGCGACTGGTTGTTAATAACCGACGCACTCTTGGAGGATACATCTTTGGAAATGCTCGCGATAAGACTGCGAAAAGTTCTCTTTGATA CTCATGATAATGGCTGCTATCGAAATGATTTACCAACTGATCGACCCATTGTACTTACGAAGCGATTGGTAACCCGTTTAATCGACAGCTTGggtcagttcttgatcaacaaTCACGTGGTGAGAGTATTCATTCTGGAAGCGTTACCTATCCAAAGCGTACACGTGGCTACTTTAGTAAAT GGTCTTCAACATAATCATTCCATCACCGAGCTGAGTTTCGTACGCAGCACAATCGGTGATGATGGTTGCGCATCCGTTTGCAGTGCCGTTATGCATTTACCTAAGATTGAATCTTTGAACTTGTCCGCTTGTCAACTAACAGTTAAAGGGTGCCATGCGGTTGCCGAACTTATAAAGTATCAAAAAATTCAGCGCTTTGCCCAGAGCTGGCAGTTTTCTCTTCGCTACGGGGACATTGAGACTAGTAAAATGAAAGGATTGCGAAACATAATGTTAAACGGTAACCCTTCGATTGGAGATGAGGGTTTGATCGAACTCACAGAAGTGCTGAAGGACGACGAATGGATAAGACAGGTACATTTTAGAAACTGTGGCCTCACTGATCGGGGTGCTAAATCTCTGGTGGATTGTTTAAACATTAACAAAACTATCGAGAAGTTTGATATCCGTGCAAACGCGGGTATTTCAAATGAAGCTTGTCATGAGATACTGATAAAATTAGGAGTTGAAATGGAGTCTTCTGACAGCAGCCAATCACTAGCTAACGCTATGATCGGAGAGTTAAAAATGAAACCTGCCGAacaaatcaagtttttaaagcAGCAACTTACGGCTGAGCGACATACCAATACGCAGCTGCAATTAATGGTTGAGCAATTACATATGCAACAGACTGAATGCGCATTTCAGCTTAGCAAACTACAGCAGGACTACAACAAAATTATTGTTGA GCGTGACGCCCTTATTGCATGTAGACAGCATGATGCAAAGGCTCACCCGAAGAGCAGACGTGCGTCCTTGCGAAAAAGTAAAAGCGAAGCCTTGCCAAAACCGTCTCAACTGTTCGGAAGAATACGTAGACACGCTCCCAATAAGCAAAATGTCCGTGGTAATATCGGATCTAAATCGGATATATGTCTTGATACAACTCGGCATCGTCAACTAAAATCGGTTACTCCTGCTCACTATCCCACGCGATCACATTTACTGGAAAGAAATATTGGAGACAGCGAAATAACGGGTCAGCTTAACGACATCGTCGAACTCAATGAAGAGCTGGAAGCGGTTCACAAAAACTTTGCCGAGGCCGGTTGTGGCGATACCGGCATCGGATGCTCAAACATCCAAGTTAGAATGATCGGGCAGAAATTCACGCAAAATAATTCAGGCGAAGCAAAAGGAAGTGTTGAAACCAGTGATGAAGATTACTTTGTGGACATAGCAGAAGCGGCAGATCAATGGACATCGAGAAATACAAGGCATGAACTGGCGAACGGAGGAGGGTTAACGAGCGAGGAAAATGACGTAGATGAAGATGATCTGGATGAGACAAGTGCCAATTCTTTGTCTGGGGCAGAGCTTTTGAAACTGTTTGTCAAAAAGCGACCAGCGATGAAGCATGCAAATGACACACAGTCGATGTTCAAGAGTGTATACAGCGGCGAGGGGCATTAG
- the LOC129725172 gene encoding putative helicase mov-10-B.1 isoform X1, with protein MQKTKEQADLNTKLIKSQLSTKDRNHEQEIKALISKVSNQIDKKDLKPQAKLIKSRKKKDQRSMTFRNMKQTESTKPKENIASRVNVRPQISNIPKSQSENKSDNKKGCQSKDRSNSSKEHITCFFTLIRQSLGNDIKMPTCVICCKSFQSDSACNQHMSVCAAKCPTETVNRQVFQLKTINIHGFITKLLLYNKSTVPLILHTMHIIGRNNTAIPAFDSQSVLRMVPGYCFDAEVDLKLLVKDTNDTLEWNLAIVLVAVPIGSEKTVVAEVFHLKISPITKRTPLVLKRLPESEPCPYVQNVYDCKFNKKAVSGLQESKILSILDDAKNMNSLTSAHYKNQLKLLNQIEDIHLRSEFRQYTIINPVINHRSKLYYTISIKQFSTRPSLLKEDVEVIVYIEGKKREQKFYGIVDRVDSATVLLLMNKGFQTDKVVKIRFVDDRTTFKLEYKALAMMDQNVIDCMMFPQPVAVTDRIEEYSSFNWFRQTITSNEEQMTAVRNIVNRTAFPAPYILLGPPGTGKTSTLVEAIAQIYKLCPHKNILATATSNFAANELTDRLLSFVPATKIFRFFSKTAFRQIDSIKPNVLRVSNFSGNTYEMPCYEDIYDNRVVVCTLTTAGRLVQANISTEHFSYIFIDECGSAKEISALIPIINIGTVQSTIKASVILSGDPRQLGPVIQYDSLNNTTHSMSMLERMAELDCYKPDPTTGQYNNLLITQLRNNYRSHQSLLQFANEAFYAGQLRAKALPKLTNWAIGWHFLPNRNFPMLFHPIRGETKTSEGSFSLYNPTEIDQVVFYVRELLNNGINNKAVQQQQIGVISPYARQVYEFKEVFAQLKWNDIEVGSTEQYQGREKDIIIISTVRSNCSHVGFLANTKRLNVTVTRARALMIIVGDMVTLERNKPWKQLIAYCKRNGSIVWKKAKPKALKLGTPANKHIIPRLPERSCNYDLEEITRTIKSMVLQTFENLQTNQTLKSDNPM; from the exons ATGCAAAAAACTAAAGAACAAGCTGATCTCAACACAAAATTGATAAAGTCTCAGCTTTCTACGAAAGATCGTAATCACGAGCAGGAAATAAAAGCGTTGATTTCCAAGGTTAGCAATCAGATCGACAAAAAAGATTTAAAACCACAAGCTAAACTAATAAAATCCAGGAAGAAAAAAGACCAACGTTCAATGACTTTCCGGAATATGAAACAAACTGAATCTACTAAACCGAAAGAGAATATCGCTAGTAGAGTAAATGTTCGTCCGCAGATTTCAAACATTCCAAAGTCTCAATCCGAAAATAAGTCGGATAATAAAAAAGGGTGCCAAAGCAAAGACCGATCAAACTCCTCAAAGGAGCATATTACATGCTTTTTTACATTAATCAGGCAATCTCTTGGTaatgatataaaaatgccaaCTTGTGTAATATGCTGTAAGTCTTTCCAGTCAGACAGTGCCTGTAATCAACACATGTCCGTATGTGCAGCTAAGTGTCCGACTGAAACTGTTAACCGGCAGGTGTTCCAGCTAAAGACCATTAACATTCATGGTTTTATCACGAAGCTGTTGTTGTACAACAAGTCGACGGTGCCTTTAATTCTACATACTATGCATATCATCGGTAGAAATAATACTGCGATTCCAGCCTTTGACAGTCAATCAGTATTACGAATGGTGCCCGGTTATTGCTTTGATGCAGAAGTTGATCTCAAACTCTTGGTCAAAGATACGAACGATACCCTTGAATGGAATTTAGCAATCGTACTAGTAGCTGTTCCAATAGGAAGCGAAAAAACCGTGGTGGCGGAAGTGTTTCACCTAAAAATCAGTCCAATCACCAAAAG AACTCCGCTAGTTTTAAAACGCCTTCCAGAAAGTGAGCCCTGTCCCTACGTCCAGAATGTATATGATtgcaaatttaataaaaaagctGTCAGTGGTTTGCAAGAATCGAAAATTTTGTCCATATTGGATGATGCTAAGAATATGAATTCGCTCACCAGCGCTCACTATAAAAATCAGctgaaacttttgaaccagataGAGGACATACATTTGCGATCTGAGTTTCGCCAATACACAATAATAAATCCAGTAATAAATCATCGTTCCAAGTTATACTACACAATTTCG ATTAAACAATTTTCAACGCGACCATCCTTACTTAAAGAGGACGTTGAGGTTATTGTGTATATCGAAGGAAAAAAGCGCGAGCAAAAGTTTTACGGTATAGTGGATCGAGTGGATTCGGCTACCGTACTTTTATTGATGAATAAAGGGTTCCAAACGGATAAAGTAGTGAAAATACGCTTTGTTGACGATAGAACTACTTTTAAATTGGAATACAAAGCACTGGCCATGATGGACCAGAATGTAATTGATTGTATGATGTTTCCACAGCCAGTTGCTGTAACCGACAGGATTGAAGAGTATTCAAG TTTCAATTGGTTCCGTCAAACCATAACTTCCAATGAAGAACAGATGACGGCGGTACGCAACATTGTTAATCGGACTGCTTTTCCAGCCCCTTATATCCTGTTGGGCCCGCCAGGAACTGGAAAAACATCCACGCTGGTCGAAGCTATAGCTCAAATTTATAAACTTTGTCCCCACAAGAACATATTAGCAACGGCAACATCAAACTTCGCCGCAAATGAACTTACCGATCGCTTGTTAAGCTTTGTACCTGCTACaaaaatatttcgatttttctcaaaaactgcCTTCCGGCAGATTGATAGTATAAAACCGAATGTGCTGCGTGTGTCCAACTTTAGTGGCAATACTTACGAAATGCCATGCTACGAAGACATTTATGATAATCGTGTGGTAGTTTGTACTCTGACTACTGCTGGTAGGTTAGTGCAGGCTAACATTTCTACGGAGCATTTCAGCTACATATTTATAGATGAATGTGGCAGTGCTAAAGAAATTTCAGCTTTAATACCGATCATTAATATTGGTACTGTCCAAAGCACCATCAAAGCGAGTGTTATACTATCCGGTGATCCTCGTCAGCTTGGTCCAGTAATTCAGTACGATAGCCTCAATAACACTACACACAGTATGTCAATGCTAGAACGAATGGCAGAGCTGGATTGCTACAAACCAGATCCTACAACTGGCCAATATAACAATCTACTTATAACGCAGCTTCGTAACAACTATCGCTCCCATCAATCACTGCTGCAATTTGCAAATGAAGCATTCTACGCCGGTCAACTGCGAGCAAAAGCACTCCCAAAGCTTACAAACTGGGCTATCGGTTGGCATTTCCTTCCGAATCGGAATTTTCCAATGCTCTTTCATCCGATTCGCGGTGAAACTAAAACATCGGAAGGTTCATTTAGCTTGTATAACCCGACTGAAATTGATCAAGTAGTTTTCTACGTACGGGAGTTACTGAACAATGGAATTAATAATAAAGCTGTTCAGCAGCAACAAATCGGTGTCATATCTCCCTATGCTCGTCAGGTTTATGAATTCAAAGAAGTGTTTGCCCAGCTAAAATGGAACGACATCGAAGTAGGTTCGACGGAGCAGTATCAAGGTCGTGAAAAGGATATTATAATCATTTCCACAGTTCGATCGAACTGTTCGCACGTCGGTTTTCTGGCAAATACCAAACGACTTAACGTAACTGTTACAAGAGCCCGAGCACTGATGATCATCGTTGGGGATATGGTGACCTTAGAACGTAATAAACCTTGGAAACAACTAATAGCGTACTGCAAACGAAATGGCAGTATAGTATGGAAGAAAGCTAAACCTAAAGCATTGAAACTGGGGACACCTGCCAACAAACATATTATACCACGACTTCCTGAAAGAAGCTGCAATTACGACTTGGAAGAAATAACTCGTACAATAAAATCTATGGTTTTACAGACCTTCGAAAATTTACAGACAAATCAAACATTAAAGAGTGATAACCCTATGTGA
- the LOC129725172 gene encoding putative helicase mov-10-B.1 isoform X2: MSVCAAKCPTETVNRQVFQLKTINIHGFITKLLLYNKSTVPLILHTMHIIGRNNTAIPAFDSQSVLRMVPGYCFDAEVDLKLLVKDTNDTLEWNLAIVLVAVPIGSEKTVVAEVFHLKISPITKRTPLVLKRLPESEPCPYVQNVYDCKFNKKAVSGLQESKILSILDDAKNMNSLTSAHYKNQLKLLNQIEDIHLRSEFRQYTIINPVINHRSKLYYTISIKQFSTRPSLLKEDVEVIVYIEGKKREQKFYGIVDRVDSATVLLLMNKGFQTDKVVKIRFVDDRTTFKLEYKALAMMDQNVIDCMMFPQPVAVTDRIEEYSSFNWFRQTITSNEEQMTAVRNIVNRTAFPAPYILLGPPGTGKTSTLVEAIAQIYKLCPHKNILATATSNFAANELTDRLLSFVPATKIFRFFSKTAFRQIDSIKPNVLRVSNFSGNTYEMPCYEDIYDNRVVVCTLTTAGRLVQANISTEHFSYIFIDECGSAKEISALIPIINIGTVQSTIKASVILSGDPRQLGPVIQYDSLNNTTHSMSMLERMAELDCYKPDPTTGQYNNLLITQLRNNYRSHQSLLQFANEAFYAGQLRAKALPKLTNWAIGWHFLPNRNFPMLFHPIRGETKTSEGSFSLYNPTEIDQVVFYVRELLNNGINNKAVQQQQIGVISPYARQVYEFKEVFAQLKWNDIEVGSTEQYQGREKDIIIISTVRSNCSHVGFLANTKRLNVTVTRARALMIIVGDMVTLERNKPWKQLIAYCKRNGSIVWKKAKPKALKLGTPANKHIIPRLPERSCNYDLEEITRTIKSMVLQTFENLQTNQTLKSDNPM, translated from the exons ATGTCCGTATGTGCAGCTAAGTGTCCGACTGAAACTGTTAACCGGCAGGTGTTCCAGCTAAAGACCATTAACATTCATGGTTTTATCACGAAGCTGTTGTTGTACAACAAGTCGACGGTGCCTTTAATTCTACATACTATGCATATCATCGGTAGAAATAATACTGCGATTCCAGCCTTTGACAGTCAATCAGTATTACGAATGGTGCCCGGTTATTGCTTTGATGCAGAAGTTGATCTCAAACTCTTGGTCAAAGATACGAACGATACCCTTGAATGGAATTTAGCAATCGTACTAGTAGCTGTTCCAATAGGAAGCGAAAAAACCGTGGTGGCGGAAGTGTTTCACCTAAAAATCAGTCCAATCACCAAAAG AACTCCGCTAGTTTTAAAACGCCTTCCAGAAAGTGAGCCCTGTCCCTACGTCCAGAATGTATATGATtgcaaatttaataaaaaagctGTCAGTGGTTTGCAAGAATCGAAAATTTTGTCCATATTGGATGATGCTAAGAATATGAATTCGCTCACCAGCGCTCACTATAAAAATCAGctgaaacttttgaaccagataGAGGACATACATTTGCGATCTGAGTTTCGCCAATACACAATAATAAATCCAGTAATAAATCATCGTTCCAAGTTATACTACACAATTTCG ATTAAACAATTTTCAACGCGACCATCCTTACTTAAAGAGGACGTTGAGGTTATTGTGTATATCGAAGGAAAAAAGCGCGAGCAAAAGTTTTACGGTATAGTGGATCGAGTGGATTCGGCTACCGTACTTTTATTGATGAATAAAGGGTTCCAAACGGATAAAGTAGTGAAAATACGCTTTGTTGACGATAGAACTACTTTTAAATTGGAATACAAAGCACTGGCCATGATGGACCAGAATGTAATTGATTGTATGATGTTTCCACAGCCAGTTGCTGTAACCGACAGGATTGAAGAGTATTCAAG TTTCAATTGGTTCCGTCAAACCATAACTTCCAATGAAGAACAGATGACGGCGGTACGCAACATTGTTAATCGGACTGCTTTTCCAGCCCCTTATATCCTGTTGGGCCCGCCAGGAACTGGAAAAACATCCACGCTGGTCGAAGCTATAGCTCAAATTTATAAACTTTGTCCCCACAAGAACATATTAGCAACGGCAACATCAAACTTCGCCGCAAATGAACTTACCGATCGCTTGTTAAGCTTTGTACCTGCTACaaaaatatttcgatttttctcaaaaactgcCTTCCGGCAGATTGATAGTATAAAACCGAATGTGCTGCGTGTGTCCAACTTTAGTGGCAATACTTACGAAATGCCATGCTACGAAGACATTTATGATAATCGTGTGGTAGTTTGTACTCTGACTACTGCTGGTAGGTTAGTGCAGGCTAACATTTCTACGGAGCATTTCAGCTACATATTTATAGATGAATGTGGCAGTGCTAAAGAAATTTCAGCTTTAATACCGATCATTAATATTGGTACTGTCCAAAGCACCATCAAAGCGAGTGTTATACTATCCGGTGATCCTCGTCAGCTTGGTCCAGTAATTCAGTACGATAGCCTCAATAACACTACACACAGTATGTCAATGCTAGAACGAATGGCAGAGCTGGATTGCTACAAACCAGATCCTACAACTGGCCAATATAACAATCTACTTATAACGCAGCTTCGTAACAACTATCGCTCCCATCAATCACTGCTGCAATTTGCAAATGAAGCATTCTACGCCGGTCAACTGCGAGCAAAAGCACTCCCAAAGCTTACAAACTGGGCTATCGGTTGGCATTTCCTTCCGAATCGGAATTTTCCAATGCTCTTTCATCCGATTCGCGGTGAAACTAAAACATCGGAAGGTTCATTTAGCTTGTATAACCCGACTGAAATTGATCAAGTAGTTTTCTACGTACGGGAGTTACTGAACAATGGAATTAATAATAAAGCTGTTCAGCAGCAACAAATCGGTGTCATATCTCCCTATGCTCGTCAGGTTTATGAATTCAAAGAAGTGTTTGCCCAGCTAAAATGGAACGACATCGAAGTAGGTTCGACGGAGCAGTATCAAGGTCGTGAAAAGGATATTATAATCATTTCCACAGTTCGATCGAACTGTTCGCACGTCGGTTTTCTGGCAAATACCAAACGACTTAACGTAACTGTTACAAGAGCCCGAGCACTGATGATCATCGTTGGGGATATGGTGACCTTAGAACGTAATAAACCTTGGAAACAACTAATAGCGTACTGCAAACGAAATGGCAGTATAGTATGGAAGAAAGCTAAACCTAAAGCATTGAAACTGGGGACACCTGCCAACAAACATATTATACCACGACTTCCTGAAAGAAGCTGCAATTACGACTTGGAAGAAATAACTCGTACAATAAAATCTATGGTTTTACAGACCTTCGAAAATTTACAGACAAATCAAACATTAAAGAGTGATAACCCTATGTGA
- the LOC129720534 gene encoding uncharacterized protein LOC129720534 yields MFQKSLISAHGYNVDYYIANQTYFKPADMAQFSELIAERFPPEIAITYYNPRDISAGKDHTSGALYDRFHNRRHLKRPLVPCTKRKQSKVKIASFLSEQQTAASQLQEEDITKLDAIKAWLRNNFDKSDNFSKQWKDSILLRLRSILQDTNINKSTVLLEWPRYLDENGFLLIDSDFNFLYQKSDDQCNLFNKWEWFCTNFYEYILSSALKDQYSIHLLSVLENGNCSQDSRDFILCAVFHAIIKPVRTSATKLPTILQAQLDTCLVCNTQEVLSNSLQVQREKFEKADIQFAPRIYAVGSTERLECFYVVTHNLQYKLPSFVRCLDVVVKLKYTLDLNFSESAELFWAFLSRYFYGVEYNNKSKNTQVLQLLDYLQKREV; encoded by the exons ATGTTTCAAAAAAGCTTGATTTCAGCTCACGGATACAACGTGGATTATTACATCGCTAATCAAACGTATTTCAAACCAGCCGATATGGCTCAATTTTCAGAATTGATAGCCGAACGTTTTCCACCAGAAATCGCC atAACATATTATAATCCACGTGACATTTCTGCTGGCAAAGATCATACATCCGGCGCGCTCTATGATCGATTTCATAACCGAAGACACCTTAAACGACCTCTTGTTCCATGCACCAAACGAAAGCAATCCAAAGTCAAAATCGCATCTTTTCTCTCGGAGCAACAAACAGCTGCATCACAACTGCAAGAAGAAG ATATCACTAAATTGGACGCCATCAAAGCTTGGTTGcgaaataattttgataaaaGTGATAACTTCTCGAAGCAGTGGAAGGACTCGATCCTGCTGAGGCTGAGAAGCATCCTTCAAGATACAAACATTAATAAATCGACAGTTCTTTTGGAGTGGCCTCGTTACCTTGATGAGAACGGATTTTTGTTG ATTGATTCGGACTTTAATTTCCTATACCAAAAATCAGACGACCAGTGTAATCTTTTCAACAAGTGGGAATGGTTTTGTACAAATTTCTATGAATACATTTTGTCCAGTGCCCTCAAAGACCAatattcaattcatttgttgaGCGTGCTGGAAAATGGAAACTGTTCGCAGG ATTCTCGTGATTTTATTCTATGTGCCGTTTTCCATGCCATAATTAAACCAGTAAGAACATCCGCTACAAAGTTACCGACAATACTACAAGCTCAACTGGACACCTGTTTGGTTTGCAACACACAAGAGGTCTTGTCGAACTCGTTGCAGGTCCAACGAGAGAAGTTTGAAAAAGCTGATATTCAATTCGCACCGAGAATTTATGCAGTAGGATCAACCGAACGCCTTGAATGTTTCTATGTTGTTACACACAACTTGCAGTATAAGCTTCCATCCTTCGTGCGTTGCCTAGACGTGGTCGTAAAACTGAAATACACATTGGATTTGAACTTTTCGGAAAGCGCTGAGCTCTTCTGGGCCTTCCTAAGCCGATATTTCTACGGTGTTGAATACAACAACAAATCGAAGAATACCCAAGTGCTACAGTTGCTGGATTATTTGCAAAAGCGAGAAGTATGA